ATACAGCAGGCAGAAAGGTTGATTGAAAAGTTTAGGGCAAAATCCACAAAGGCCTCTATGGCACAGTCCCTTATCAAAAAGTTGGATAAGATTGAACGAATAGAGGTGGACGAAGATGATAATAGCGTCATGAGCCTTAGGTTTCCGGTTTCCATTACCCCGGGAAAAGTAGTGGTGGAAATGGAAAATCTTTCAAAATCATATGGCAGCAAAGAGGTATTGAGAGATATCGACTTACTGGTGGAACGAGATAGCAAAACGGCGTTTGTAGGGCAAAATGGACAGGGGAAATCTACTTTGGCCAAAATTATAGTTGGAGAGTTGGAACATCAAGGTCATCTTAAACTGGGGCACAATGTGCAAATTGGATATTTCGCGCAAAATCAAGCTGAATATTTGGATGGGAACAAAACCATTTTGGATACCATGATAGATGCGGCCAACGAATCCAATAGGAGTAAGGTAAGAGATATATTGGGTTCTTTTTTGTTTAGGGGAGATGATGTGGAAAAATATGTCAAGGTTTTATCTGGTGGTGAACGCAACCGGCTAGCCTTGGCCAAAATGCTTCTTCAGCCCTTTAACGTTCTGGTCATGGATGAGCCTACCAATCATCTGGATATAAAATCAAAAAATGTGCTTAAGCAAGCTTGCTTAAATTTTGAAGGAACACTTATTCTGGTTTCCCACGACAGGGACTTCCTTCAGGGACTTACAAATAAGGTATATGAATTTAAAGACAGGAAAATCAAGGAGTATCTAGGGGATATCGATTTTTATCTGGAACAGCGAAAAGTCAATGATTTTAGGGGTATAGAAAAGAAAGAAGATAAAAGGGAGGAGAAGCCCATCCAAAACAAAAACACGTCCTTTGAGGATCAAAAGCTACTTAAGAGTCTAAAGAATCAACTTAGTGGTATGGAAAGCAAAATATCGGCACTCGAAAAGGAAATAAAAAAAATAGACCATGATCTTCTTATG
This window of the Maribacter cobaltidurans genome carries:
- a CDS encoding ABC-F family ATP-binding cassette domain-containing protein; amino-acid sequence: MLNIHNLSVSFGGEYLFEEISFRLNAGNRVGLVGKNGAGKSTLLKLLARDMPIDSGTIAIEKDIKIGFLRQDIDFELGRTVLEEAYQAFEEIKVLEAKMDEINHQLAERTDYESDSYNQLIIDLSDVTSHYEILGGYNYQGETEKILQGLGFKRDDFDKKTETFSGGWRMRIELAKLLLQSNDVLLLDEPTNHLDIESIIWFEQFLNNYTGAVMIVSHDRMFLDNVTNRTIEISLGRIYDYNKPYSKYLVLRDEIRQQQLSAQKNQDREIQQAERLIEKFRAKSTKASMAQSLIKKLDKIERIEVDEDDNSVMSLRFPVSITPGKVVVEMENLSKSYGSKEVLRDIDLLVERDSKTAFVGQNGQGKSTLAKIIVGELEHQGHLKLGHNVQIGYFAQNQAEYLDGNKTILDTMIDAANESNRSKVRDILGSFLFRGDDVEKYVKVLSGGERNRLALAKMLLQPFNVLVMDEPTNHLDIKSKNVLKQACLNFEGTLILVSHDRDFLQGLTNKVYEFKDRKIKEYLGDIDFYLEQRKVNDFRGIEKKEDKREEKPIQNKNTSFEDQKLLKSLKNQLSGMESKISALEKEIKKIDHDLLMNYDATIAKPNFFDNYQAKKAKLEKHMQKWEALTLEIENFK